One Clavibacter zhangzhiyongii genomic region harbors:
- a CDS encoding alpha/beta fold hydrolase, whose translation MTLCPLGQEVTVATPDGRRLRAMLDGAGDDLVVLEAGLGGSGLTWGPVHARLARTCRVVAYDRAGLGSSDPDPVPRDLDRLADDLETVIAAFPHRRLVLAGHSWGGPVVRVVAARRIARGLATAGAVLVDPSDERARAWSAPFVRAAAGMQAALLVPLARVGLLAPLHRIALAGLPAPLLAMAAAAAGSVPAAHATAAEQRHLLPGLHALAAYPGTATLPGVPVRVISGTASGALTRRQRADLVRAHRSSAAAAEDGGWIPAPRSAHMVPVTDPDVVAAVVADLL comes from the coding sequence GTGACCCTCTGCCCCCTCGGGCAGGAGGTGACGGTCGCCACGCCCGACGGCCGCCGCCTCCGCGCGATGCTCGACGGAGCCGGCGACGACCTCGTCGTCCTCGAGGCGGGCCTCGGTGGCAGCGGCCTCACGTGGGGTCCCGTGCACGCCCGGCTGGCCCGCACGTGCCGCGTCGTCGCCTACGACCGGGCCGGCCTCGGATCCAGCGACCCCGATCCCGTGCCGCGCGACCTGGACCGCCTGGCGGACGACCTCGAGACGGTGATCGCCGCGTTCCCGCACCGCCGCCTCGTGCTCGCCGGGCACAGCTGGGGTGGTCCCGTCGTGCGGGTCGTCGCGGCCCGGCGGATCGCGCGCGGGCTCGCGACCGCGGGAGCGGTGCTGGTGGATCCGAGCGACGAGCGTGCCCGCGCGTGGTCGGCCCCGTTCGTGCGCGCCGCGGCCGGCATGCAGGCGGCGCTGCTCGTGCCGCTCGCACGCGTCGGCCTGCTCGCGCCGCTGCACCGGATCGCGCTGGCAGGCCTGCCCGCTCCCCTCCTCGCGATGGCCGCCGCCGCGGCCGGCTCCGTCCCCGCCGCGCACGCCACCGCGGCCGAGCAGCGGCACCTCCTGCCGGGCCTCCACGCGCTGGCCGCGTACCCCGGCACCGCGACGCTGCCCGGCGTGCCCGTGCGCGTGATCTCGGGCACGGCGTCCGGCGCGCTCACGCGGCGGCAGCGCGCCGACCTCGTGCGCGCGCACCGGTCGTCGGCCGCGGCCGCCGAGGACGGCGGATGGATCCCGGCGCCGCGATCCGCGCACATGGTGCCGGTGACGGATCCGGACGTGGTCGCCGCGGTCGTCGCGGACCTGCTCTGA
- the sigJ gene encoding RNA polymerase sigma factor SigJ has product MDVTREQLFDRHRGLVFTIAYDITGQVTEAEDVTQETYLRWRTADADVRDGRAYLAAIAANLARNALRTTARRREDYVGGWLPEPLATGPSADASPDDPEQSAMRVDAVSTALLVVLQSLGDDERVAFLLREVFDFPYGEIAAVLDRSEAATRQLVHRARGRVRGGPPRNAVSPAEHGRVVERFLAAARTGDVEALLGLLAPGVTLLVDGGGKARAALRPIVGAERTARFVLGLAEKHGRTSIAVPAELNGLGAVLFAEDDAITTSFQFDVTDGVVQGVFVVRNPDKLRHLQSLSRGPAAAPAPPG; this is encoded by the coding sequence GTGGACGTGACCCGCGAGCAGCTGTTCGACCGGCATCGCGGACTCGTCTTCACCATCGCCTACGACATCACCGGCCAGGTGACCGAGGCCGAGGACGTGACGCAGGAGACGTACCTCCGCTGGCGCACCGCCGACGCCGACGTGCGGGACGGCCGCGCGTACCTCGCCGCCATCGCCGCGAACCTGGCCAGGAACGCGCTCCGCACGACCGCGCGCCGCCGCGAGGACTACGTCGGCGGGTGGCTCCCCGAACCGCTCGCGACCGGTCCGTCGGCCGACGCCTCCCCTGACGACCCGGAGCAGTCGGCCATGCGGGTCGACGCCGTGTCCACCGCGCTGCTCGTCGTGCTGCAGAGCCTCGGCGACGACGAGCGGGTCGCCTTCCTGCTGCGGGAGGTCTTCGACTTCCCGTACGGGGAGATCGCCGCCGTCCTGGATCGCAGCGAGGCGGCCACCCGGCAGCTCGTGCACCGGGCACGCGGGCGCGTGCGGGGCGGGCCGCCGCGCAACGCCGTCAGCCCGGCCGAGCACGGGCGCGTGGTCGAGCGGTTCCTCGCCGCCGCGCGCACGGGCGACGTGGAGGCCCTGCTCGGCCTGCTCGCCCCGGGCGTGACGCTGCTCGTCGACGGCGGCGGCAAGGCGAGAGCGGCGCTCCGCCCCATCGTCGGCGCCGAGAGGACGGCGCGCTTCGTCCTCGGCCTCGCCGAGAAGCACGGGCGGACGTCGATCGCGGTGCCCGCCGAGCTCAACGGCCTCGGCGCCGTCCTCTTCGCCGAGGACGACGCGATCACCACATCGTTCCAGTTCGACGTCACGGACGGCGTCGTCCAGGGCGTCTTCGTCGTGCGGAACCCGGACAAGCTCCGGCACCTGCAGTCGCTCAGCCGTGGACCCGCCGCAGCTCCAGCACCCCCGGGATGA
- a CDS encoding GNAT family N-acetyltransferase, with protein MDPVTLRTARLTLRPPEAGDVDAIAAACQDPAIQRFVPVPVPYTRDDAVSYVTVFCPDGWASGERLTWAVVEGGRLVGTVGLHDVADGAAEIGYWLAPDARGRGIMREAAAAVVDHGVDAASGLGLARIGWRAYAGNTGSAAVARALGFRFEGVARLGALGRDGREDDWFAGLLATDDRAPGPWPVLA; from the coding sequence ATGGATCCCGTCACCCTCCGCACCGCGCGCCTGACGCTCCGCCCGCCCGAGGCCGGCGACGTCGACGCGATCGCGGCCGCCTGCCAGGACCCGGCGATCCAGCGCTTCGTGCCCGTCCCCGTGCCGTACACGCGCGACGACGCCGTCTCCTACGTGACGGTCTTCTGCCCGGACGGCTGGGCATCCGGCGAGCGCCTCACCTGGGCGGTGGTCGAGGGCGGGCGGCTCGTGGGCACGGTCGGCCTGCACGACGTCGCGGACGGCGCCGCGGAGATCGGGTACTGGCTCGCGCCCGACGCGCGCGGTCGCGGGATCATGCGCGAGGCGGCCGCGGCGGTCGTCGACCACGGTGTCGACGCCGCATCCGGCCTCGGCCTCGCCCGCATCGGCTGGCGCGCGTACGCCGGAAACACCGGATCCGCGGCCGTGGCCCGCGCCCTCGGCTTCCGCTTCGAGGGCGTCGCCCGCCTCGGGGCGCTCGGCCGCGACGGCCGCGAGGACGACTGGTTCGCCGGCCTCCTCGCGACCGACGACCGAGCGCCGGGCCCGTGGCCGGTGCTCGCGTGA
- a CDS encoding DEAD/DEAH box helicase, giving the protein MSTDDTASTPDADAAPRTTFSDLGLSDQVLKALKDVGYETPSAIQAATIPSLLSGRDVLGVAQTGTGKTAAFALPILSNLDVSQKTPQALVLAPTRELALQVCEAFERYASGMRGVHVLPVYGGQGYGVQLSALRRGVHVVVGTPGRIMDHLDKGTLDLSQLKFLVLDEADEMLKMGFAEDVETILADTPKSKQIALFSATMPAQIRRISGKYLQDPEEITVKNKTTTSANTTQRYLMVSYPQKVDALTRILETENFEGMIVFVRTKNETETLAEKLRARGYAAAAISGDVAQAQRERTVEQLKSGKLDILVATDVAARGLDVERISHVVNYDIPIDTESYVHRIGRTGRAGRSGAAISFVTPRERRLLTAIEKATRQPLTEMRMPSAEDVNVTRLTRFDDAITSALQDRERLDAFRDIVGHYVNHHDVVESDVAAALAIVAQGDTPLLLSADDLRPPRVERERRDDRPGRDGDDRGERRARPARGSGNMATYRIDVGRRHRVEPRQIVGALANEGGFSREDFGHIDIRPDFSLVELPAGLAQDKLDKLASTVINGRPIDIRPDRGGPRAAERGAAPERRGRKPRD; this is encoded by the coding sequence CTGACGACACCGCATCCACCCCCGACGCGGACGCCGCCCCCCGCACGACCTTCAGCGACCTCGGTCTCTCCGACCAGGTCCTCAAGGCCCTCAAGGACGTGGGCTACGAGACCCCCTCGGCCATCCAGGCCGCCACCATCCCCTCCCTCCTCTCCGGCCGCGACGTCCTCGGCGTCGCCCAGACCGGCACCGGCAAGACGGCCGCGTTCGCGCTGCCCATCCTCAGCAACCTCGACGTGTCGCAGAAGACGCCGCAGGCCCTCGTGCTGGCGCCCACCCGCGAGCTCGCGCTCCAGGTGTGCGAGGCGTTCGAGCGCTACGCGTCCGGCATGCGCGGCGTGCACGTGCTCCCCGTCTACGGCGGCCAGGGCTACGGCGTGCAGCTGTCGGCCCTCCGCCGCGGCGTGCACGTGGTCGTCGGCACCCCCGGCCGCATCATGGACCACCTCGACAAGGGCACCCTCGACCTGTCGCAGCTGAAGTTCCTCGTGCTCGACGAAGCCGACGAGATGCTCAAGATGGGCTTCGCGGAGGACGTGGAGACGATCCTCGCGGACACCCCGAAGTCGAAGCAGATCGCGCTGTTCTCGGCCACGATGCCCGCGCAGATCCGCCGCATCTCGGGCAAGTACCTGCAGGACCCCGAGGAGATCACGGTCAAGAACAAGACCACGACCTCGGCGAACACCACGCAGCGCTACCTGATGGTGTCGTACCCGCAGAAGGTCGACGCCCTCACGCGCATCCTCGAGACCGAGAACTTCGAGGGCATGATCGTGTTCGTCCGCACCAAGAACGAGACCGAGACGCTCGCCGAGAAGCTGCGGGCCCGCGGGTACGCGGCGGCCGCCATCTCGGGCGACGTCGCCCAGGCCCAGCGCGAGCGCACGGTCGAGCAGCTGAAGTCCGGCAAGCTCGACATCCTCGTGGCCACCGACGTCGCGGCGCGCGGCCTCGACGTGGAGCGCATCAGCCACGTCGTCAACTACGACATCCCGATCGACACCGAGTCGTACGTGCACCGCATCGGCCGCACGGGCCGCGCGGGACGCAGCGGCGCGGCGATCAGCTTCGTCACGCCGCGCGAGCGCCGCCTCCTCACCGCCATCGAGAAGGCCACGCGCCAGCCCCTCACCGAGATGCGCATGCCGAGCGCCGAGGACGTCAACGTCACGCGCCTCACCCGCTTCGACGACGCCATCACGTCCGCGCTGCAGGATCGCGAGCGCCTCGACGCGTTCCGCGACATCGTGGGCCACTACGTCAACCACCACGACGTCGTCGAGTCCGACGTCGCCGCCGCGCTCGCCATCGTGGCGCAGGGCGACACCCCGCTCCTCCTCTCGGCCGACGACCTCCGCCCGCCGCGCGTCGAGCGCGAGCGCCGGGACGACCGCCCGGGCCGCGACGGCGACGACCGCGGCGAGCGCCGGGCCCGTCCCGCGCGCGGCAGCGGCAACATGGCCACGTACCGCATCGACGTCGGCCGACGCCACCGCGTCGAGCCCCGCCAGATCGTCGGCGCGCTCGCCAACGAGGGCGGCTTCAGCCGCGAGGACTTCGGCCACATCGACATCCGCCCGGACTTCTCGCTCGTCGAGCTGCCGGCCGGGCTCGCGCAGGACAAGCTCGACAAGCTGGCGAGCACGGTCATCAACGGCCGCCCGATCGACATCCGCCCCGACCGCGGCGGCCCCCGTGCCGCCGAGCGCGGCGCGGCCCCCGAGCGCCGGGGACGCAAGCCCCGCGACTGA
- a CDS encoding NAD(P)/FAD-dependent oxidoreductase: MPAAVSTRNAHSGTAPGRSEATPEKASRPAMSTLVEIIAPRRSRAVREVVDGDGGLLVGVSCHVDPSQSAADRCPMVGAVPEGDEMSMRVVVIGGGYAGVMAANRVAASRGSTGVEVILVTAAEAFVERIRLHEHAAGAAASATVPFSSLLHPAVRVRVCAVERIDAAERVLALAGGDRLRYDALVYAAGSRATMPEGDGVHAIADLRAATRLRADLAILPPGAVVAVVGGGLTAIEAATEIAERHPSLTVRLRTGGEVAPSVAPRSRDRLRRHLARRGIGLEEHASVATTGDVRAALGADAVVWCTGFRGPALAADSGLPVTADGRLRVDAALAVVGGGGRVFGAGDAAVIDDDRHAHQRMGCASALPMGAHAADNVLRVLAGETPVPFSAGFVAQCLSLGRRDGLIQAVTADDRPRRLALTGRPAALVKEAVCRQTLRWLRGEAHRGGSYSWPRGPESAAPTTEEEGAWT; encoded by the coding sequence ATGCCCGCGGCCGTGAGCACGAGGAACGCCCACAGCGGGACGGCGCCAGGGCGGAGCGAGGCCACCCCGGAGAAGGCGAGCAGGCCGGCGATGAGCACGCTCGTGGAGATCATCGCCCCGCGGCGCTCGCGTGCGGTGCGGGAGGTCGTCGACGGGGACGGGGGGCTCCTGGTGGGCGTCTCGTGTCACGTCGACCCGTCACAGAGCGCGGCCGACCGGTGTCCCATGGTCGGAGCTGTTCCGGAGGGAGACGAGATGTCGATGCGCGTCGTGGTGATCGGTGGAGGGTACGCGGGGGTCATGGCCGCGAACAGGGTGGCAGCGAGCCGCGGGAGCACGGGCGTGGAGGTGATCCTGGTGACGGCGGCCGAGGCCTTCGTCGAGCGCATCCGCCTGCACGAGCATGCGGCGGGGGCGGCCGCGTCGGCCACGGTCCCCTTCTCCTCGCTGCTGCATCCCGCGGTGCGGGTGCGGGTGTGCGCGGTCGAGCGGATCGACGCGGCTGAGCGGGTGCTCGCCCTGGCCGGCGGAGACCGGCTCCGCTACGACGCCCTCGTGTACGCGGCGGGGAGCAGGGCGACCATGCCGGAGGGCGACGGCGTCCACGCGATCGCCGACCTGCGCGCCGCGACGCGGCTGCGGGCCGACCTCGCGATCCTCCCGCCGGGCGCGGTGGTGGCCGTGGTCGGCGGCGGGCTGACCGCGATCGAGGCGGCCACCGAGATCGCAGAGCGGCACCCGTCGCTGACGGTGCGGCTGCGCACCGGCGGGGAGGTCGCGCCGAGCGTCGCGCCGCGGAGCCGCGACCGCCTCCGTCGCCACCTCGCCCGCCGCGGCATCGGGCTGGAGGAGCACGCGTCCGTCGCGACGACCGGCGACGTGCGGGCGGCGCTCGGGGCCGACGCGGTCGTGTGGTGCACCGGGTTCCGGGGCCCGGCCCTCGCCGCGGACAGCGGCCTCCCCGTCACCGCCGACGGGCGCCTGCGGGTGGATGCCGCGCTCGCCGTCGTCGGCGGCGGCGGACGCGTCTTCGGGGCGGGCGACGCGGCGGTCATCGACGACGACCGCCACGCGCACCAGCGCATGGGCTGCGCCTCCGCCCTGCCGATGGGCGCGCACGCCGCCGACAACGTCCTGCGGGTGCTCGCCGGGGAGACGCCCGTGCCGTTCTCCGCCGGCTTCGTCGCCCAGTGCCTGAGCCTCGGCCGGCGGGACGGGCTGATCCAGGCCGTCACCGCCGACGACCGACCACGCCGCCTGGCACTGACCGGCCGTCCCGCCGCGCTCGTCAAGGAGGCCGTGTGCCGGCAGACGCTCCGGTGGCTCCGCGGCGAGGCGCACCGCGGCGGCTCGTACTCTTGGCCCCGGGGCCCGGAGTCGGCGGCGCCGACGACGGAGGAGGAGGGAGCGTGGACGTGA